From Juglans regia cultivar Chandler chromosome 8, Walnut 2.0, whole genome shotgun sequence, the proteins below share one genomic window:
- the LOC109019474 gene encoding probable protein phosphatase 2C 46 isoform X1, with protein sequence MLSRLMNFLRACWLPSSDHYVHRSLDAAGRQDGLLWYKDIGQHMSGEFSMAVVQANNLLEDQSQIESGPLSLLESGPYGTFIGIYDGHGGPETSRFIYDHLFQHLKTGFTSEQQSMSVDVIRKAYQATEEGFLSLVTKQWPMKPQIAAVGSCCLVGVICGGTLYIANVGDSLAVLGRLVKATGEVLAIQLSSEHNVGRESVRQEMHSLHPDDSQIVILKHNVWRVKGLIQVSRSIGDVYLKKPEFNRSPLYAKFRLREPFKRPILSSEPSISVHELQPHDQFIIFASDGLWEHLSNQDAVDIVQNHPHSGSARRLVKAALLEAAKKREMRYSDLKKIDRGIRRHFHDDITVIVVYLDSNLVSRASSVKGPTLSVKGGGVNLRAKTLGSCDTPAEVNTT encoded by the exons ATGTTATCAAGGTTGATGAACTTTCTGAGGGCCTGCTGGCTGCCGTCCTCGGACCATTATGTCCACAGGAGTTTGGATGCTGCAGGCCGGCAAGATGGACTACTTTGGTACAAAGACATCGGTCAGCATATGAGTGGTGAATTCTCAATGGCAGTTGTCCAGGCCAACAATTTGCTTGAGGATCAGAGCCAGATTGAGTCTGGTCCCTTAAGCTTGCTTGAGTCTGGCCCATATGGCACTTTTATTGGAATTTATGATGGTCATGGCGGGCCTGAGACTTCACGTTTCATATATGATCATCTATTCCAGCATCTAAAGA CAGGGTTTACCTCAGAGCAACAATCCATGTCGGTGGATGTGATTCGAAAAGCATATCAAGCAACAGAAGAGGGATTTCTGTCTCTTGTTACCAAACAGTGGCCTATGAAACCTCAAATTGCAGCTGTTGGATCTTGCTGCCTGGTTGGTGTGATATGTGGTGGCACCCTCTACATTGCCAATGTTGGTGATTCCCTTGCTGTTCTGGGGAGACTTGTCAAGGCAACTGGAGAAGTCCTTGCCATCCAGCTATCATCAGAACATAACGTGGGAAGAGAATCCGTTAGACAGGAGATGCACTCTTTGCACCCGGATGACTCACAAATTGTGATTTTAAAGCATAATGTTTGGCGTGTTAAGGGCTTAATACAG GTGTCTAGATCCATTGGTGATGTCTATCTGAAAAAGCCCGAATTTAACAGATCGCCTTTGTATGCTAAGTTTCGCCTTCGTGAACCTTTTAAGAGGCCAATTTTAAGCTCTGAGCCATCAATTTCTGTGCATGAACTTCAACCTCATGatcagtttattatatttgcttCTGATGGGCTGTGGGAGCACCTTAGCAATCAGGATGCGGTTGATATTGTTCAGAACCATCCACACAGT GGAAGTGCCAGGAGGCTTGTGAAAGCTGCCTTGTTGGAAGCAgctaagaaaagagaaatgaggTACTCAGATCTGAAGAAAATTGACCGAGGCATTCGCCGACATTTTCACGATGACATTACTGTCATAGTTGTTTATCTTGATTCAAATCTTGTGAGCAGAGCAAGTTCGGTGAAAGGCCCTACTTTGTCTGTGAAAGGAGGCGGTGTTAATCTACGTGCAAAAACTCTAGGCTCCTGTGACACACCCGCCGAAGTTAATACTACCTAA
- the LOC109019474 gene encoding probable protein phosphatase 2C 46 isoform X2: MLSRLMNFLRACWLPSSDHYVHRSLDAAGRQDGLLWYKDIGQHMSGEFSMAVVQANNLLEDQSQIESGPLSLLESGPYGTFIGIYDGHGGPETSRFIYDHLFQHLKRFTSEQQSMSVDVIRKAYQATEEGFLSLVTKQWPMKPQIAAVGSCCLVGVICGGTLYIANVGDSLAVLGRLVKATGEVLAIQLSSEHNVGRESVRQEMHSLHPDDSQIVILKHNVWRVKGLIQVSRSIGDVYLKKPEFNRSPLYAKFRLREPFKRPILSSEPSISVHELQPHDQFIIFASDGLWEHLSNQDAVDIVQNHPHSGSARRLVKAALLEAAKKREMRYSDLKKIDRGIRRHFHDDITVIVVYLDSNLVSRASSVKGPTLSVKGGGVNLRAKTLGSCDTPAEVNTT, translated from the exons ATGTTATCAAGGTTGATGAACTTTCTGAGGGCCTGCTGGCTGCCGTCCTCGGACCATTATGTCCACAGGAGTTTGGATGCTGCAGGCCGGCAAGATGGACTACTTTGGTACAAAGACATCGGTCAGCATATGAGTGGTGAATTCTCAATGGCAGTTGTCCAGGCCAACAATTTGCTTGAGGATCAGAGCCAGATTGAGTCTGGTCCCTTAAGCTTGCTTGAGTCTGGCCCATATGGCACTTTTATTGGAATTTATGATGGTCATGGCGGGCCTGAGACTTCACGTTTCATATATGATCATCTATTCCAGCATCTAAAGA GGTTTACCTCAGAGCAACAATCCATGTCGGTGGATGTGATTCGAAAAGCATATCAAGCAACAGAAGAGGGATTTCTGTCTCTTGTTACCAAACAGTGGCCTATGAAACCTCAAATTGCAGCTGTTGGATCTTGCTGCCTGGTTGGTGTGATATGTGGTGGCACCCTCTACATTGCCAATGTTGGTGATTCCCTTGCTGTTCTGGGGAGACTTGTCAAGGCAACTGGAGAAGTCCTTGCCATCCAGCTATCATCAGAACATAACGTGGGAAGAGAATCCGTTAGACAGGAGATGCACTCTTTGCACCCGGATGACTCACAAATTGTGATTTTAAAGCATAATGTTTGGCGTGTTAAGGGCTTAATACAG GTGTCTAGATCCATTGGTGATGTCTATCTGAAAAAGCCCGAATTTAACAGATCGCCTTTGTATGCTAAGTTTCGCCTTCGTGAACCTTTTAAGAGGCCAATTTTAAGCTCTGAGCCATCAATTTCTGTGCATGAACTTCAACCTCATGatcagtttattatatttgcttCTGATGGGCTGTGGGAGCACCTTAGCAATCAGGATGCGGTTGATATTGTTCAGAACCATCCACACAGT GGAAGTGCCAGGAGGCTTGTGAAAGCTGCCTTGTTGGAAGCAgctaagaaaagagaaatgaggTACTCAGATCTGAAGAAAATTGACCGAGGCATTCGCCGACATTTTCACGATGACATTACTGTCATAGTTGTTTATCTTGATTCAAATCTTGTGAGCAGAGCAAGTTCGGTGAAAGGCCCTACTTTGTCTGTGAAAGGAGGCGGTGTTAATCTACGTGCAAAAACTCTAGGCTCCTGTGACACACCCGCCGAAGTTAATACTACCTAA